One Centroberyx gerrardi isolate f3 chromosome 6, fCenGer3.hap1.cur.20231027, whole genome shotgun sequence genomic region harbors:
- the tbcb gene encoding tubulin-folding cofactor B, whose amino-acid sequence MDGGVTVITNPTVNVRLTSTLSSFEVQRRFNRGISIAEFKQKLEMLVGVSASSMDLELFSTSDKFLQKLDENEALLGSYPVDDDCRIHVIDRSGAQKGEFTDLSKVEKFEISDDAYEKRTESVRSFMKKQRIGRFNEEEVAKKEAELAAREAEEKTAADAIAVGNRCQVQVSGQPTKLGTVMYVGTADFKPGYWVGIKYDEPMGKHDGSVKGKRYFECENKYGGFVKPLSVIVGDFPEEDFGLDEM is encoded by the exons ATGGACGGTGGAGTGACAGTTATCACCAATCCCACTGTGAATGTGCGCCTGACCAGCACCCTTAGCTCGTTCGAGGTGCAGCGCAGATTCAACAGAGGTATCAGCATAGCAGAGTTCAAG CAAAAGTTGGAGATGCTTGTGGGCGTGTCTGCCTCCAGCATGGACCTTGAGCTGTTCAGCACCAGTGACAAGTTCCTGCAGAAACTTGATGAGAATGAAGCCCTGCTGGGTTCCTATCCCGTGGATGATGACTGTAGAATACAC gttATTGACAGAAGTGGAGCTCAGAAAGGGGAGTTCACTGATCTGTCTAAAGTGGAGAAGTTTGAAATCTCAGACGATGCTTATGAGAAGAGAACAG AAAGTGTAAGGTCATTCATGAAGAAACAACGTATTGGTCGCTTCAATGAGGAGGAAGTGGCCAAGAAAGAAGCTGAGCTTGCTGCTCGGGAGGCTGAGGAGAAGACTGCTGCTGATGCCATTGCTGTTGGCAACCGCTGCCAAGTGCAAGTCTCTGGGCAACCCACTAAGCTTGGCACAGTTATGTATGTCG GTACAGCAGATTTCAAGCCAGGCTACTGGGTGGGCATAAAGTATGACGAGCCCATGGGAAAGCACGACGGAAG TGTTAAAGGGAAGCGATACTTTGAATGCGAGAACAAATATGGTGGATTTGTGAAGCCCCTGAGTGTGATCGTGGGAGACTTCCCCGAGGAGGATTTTGGTCTGGATGAGATGTAA
- the six5 gene encoding homeobox protein SIX5 isoform X1: MASLSLESAEQSENSPEKPTTAELKEETDPDQVSEQLLQTFQKSALSFSTDQVSCLCEALLQAGNVDRLWRFLSTIPHSAELLRGNETLLKAQALVAFHREEFKELYAILESHDFHPFNHGFLQDLYLQARYKEAERSRGRSLGAVDKYRLRKKFPLPKTIWDGEETVYCFKEKSRNALKECYKSNRYPTPDEKKNLAKVTGLSLTQVSNWFKNRRQRDRTPSGTHSKSESDGNHSTEDEASNMDDTPDKPEELSGSTTPIISLSGVPCSTGQLILNGSSGFLTASQPLLLNGSSLISSTGAGVIINGISLSDCQTVTLSPVAANSPLILNGAQVITKPKQGVSAMEAKTSSLPTVVLSTTNAPISNPSSNISLPLETKADSGNGTSTALDFINVPEGMVIKSEGSGQTVSPSSSSLSPSSSTLSSPTSLPSLVLTQNAQPQEPLILPASISSTGAVISSSVVSLSSQQGEYVVFATAGSQLTPPSSACHVVSSSTSTPQVFSLPQVVPSIQGIPVSQLVQHSSGAQVSQCPQLVPVSPLTSPLPQATLPHFHSPQTMNTGHRLAQRLPQQQQQQNGSTNLAEGATTIVSVSQLTSGQLPQGLTLQLGDQTTTTTPTISQIQTAQGPQAIPISSTTQVVPVPQSKDTAPAQLVPLSVPQLVPVSSIQASSTLSFPQVVPAASSLSIPSAGVPLQILTSAPGAGGVTQGPFRINQLRPIQSVGPPTSVAPGVQLLNSGVIQLPAASPGNLVLGGSPYLSVQQGKLILTIPAGIQLTSLLKPVPEASPISANGVGHILTPPTPPAASQLTPTSGSTPSTLTSSPLSFINSSPLYCAPETGVATSQTPTVHSPHILDHSVTPTPPNTLTPESMLSLSPMCSGVTPNTQLSQPAWSPVPLSTSASLTLFDVRGKGDLPEDPALLGLPGGESLLLGSPSPEQDVEARSPLGNPEEMDGDTKILTQLQSVPVDDELGL, from the exons ATGGCTTCCTTGTCTTTGGAGTCTGCAGAACAATCTGAGAATAGCCCGGAGAAGCCCACGACAGCGGAGCTGAAAGAAGAGACGGATCCGGACCAAGTTTCGGAACAACTGCTCCAAACTTTCCAAAAGTCGGCTCTAAGTTTTTCAACTGACCAAGTATCATGTCTTTGCGAGGCCCTTCTGCAGGCGGGCAATGTGGATCGCCTGTGGAGATTTCTATCCACCATACCTCATTCGGCCGAGCTGCTACGTGGCAACGAGACCCTGCTGAAGGCCCAGGCATTAGTGGCTTTCCACCGGGAGGAGTTCAAGGAGCTGTACGCCATCCTGGAGAGCCACGACTTCCACCCGTTTAACCATGGGTTCCTGCAGGACCTCTACCTGCAAGCTCGCTACAAGGAGGCGGAGAGGTCCCGGGGCCGCAGCCTGGGCGCCGTGGACAAATACCGGCTGAGGAAGAAGTTCCCCCTGCCCAAAACCATCTGGGACGGAGAGGAGACGGTGTACTGCTTCAAGGAGAAGTCTCGCAACGCCCTGAAAGAGTGCTACAAGAGCAACAGGTACCCCACTCCGGACGAGAAGAAGAACCTGGCCAAAGTGACCGGACTGTCCCTCACTCAGGTCAGCAACTGGTTCAAGAACCGCAGGCAGAGGGACCGAACCCCGTCCGGGACACACAGCAAAAG tgaGTCTGATGGCAACCACAGCACAGAGGATGAGGCGAGCAACATGGACGACACCCCTGACAAGCCAGAGGAACTTTCTGGCTCCACGACtcccatcatctctctctctggagtccCCTGCAGCACAGGCCAGCTCATCCTCAATGGGTCCAGTGGCTTCCTCACAGCCTCCCAACCATTATTACTCAATGGAAGTTCCCTGATCTCCAGTACCGGTGCTGGGGTCATAATCAATGGGATAAGCCTGAGTGATTGCCAGACAGTCACACTGAGTCCTGTTGCAGCCAACTCTCCTTTGATCCTCAATGGGGCCCAGGTAATAACCAAACCCA AGCAAGGGGTTTCGGCCATGGAGGCCAAGACAAGCAGTCTCCCAACAGTGGTTCTGAGCACTACCAACGCACCCATCTCAAACCCCTCATCAaacatctctcttcctctggaaACCAAGGCAGACAGTGGCAACGGGACGAGCACTGCTCTGGATTTCATCAATGTCCCAGAGGGAATGGTAATCAAATCAGAGGGCAGTGGTCAGACAGTATCTCCCTCATCCTCGTCTTTATCCCCTTCTTCATCAACTCTGTCCTCCCCAACCTCTCTCCCTTCGCTAGTCTTAACACAAAATGCCCAACCCCAGGAGCCTCTCATCCTCCcagcctccatctcctccaccgGCGCGGTGATCTCCAGTTCTGTCGTTTCTCTCTCCAGCCAGCAAGGGGAGTATGTTGTGTTTGCCACTGCTGGCTCCCAGTTAACCCCCCCTAGCTCCGCCTGCCACGTGGTGTCCTCCAGCACCTCCACTCCACAGGTCTTCTCTCTGCCCCAGGTCGTGCCCTCCATCCAGGGTATACCAGTGTCCCAGCTGGTCCAGCACTCTTCTGGAGCCCAGGTCTCCCAGTGCCCTCAGTTAGTCCCTGTATCCCCCCTCACTTCTCCGCTACCCCAGGCCACCCTTCCTCACTTCCACAGCCCCCAGACTATGAACACAGGCCACAGACTGGCGCAGCGGCTCcctcaacaacagcagcagcagaatggaTCCACAAATCTAGCTGAAGGCGCTACCACCatagtctctgtctctcagctcaCCAGTGGCCAGCTCCCCCAGGGACTGACACTTCAACTGGGGGACCAAACCACAACCACCACCCCGACTATCAGCCAAATCCAGACCGCACAAGGCCCACAAGCTATTCCCATCTCTTCCACGACACAGGTGGTCCCAGTCCCCCAGTCCAAAGACACAGCTCCAGCACAGTTAGTTCCCCTCTCCGTACCGCAGCTGGTCCCAGTCTCGTCCATCCAGGCTTCTTccaccctctctttcccccaaGTGGTCCCCGCcgcttcttctctctccatcccctctgcTGGAGTGCCCTTACAGATCCTGACCTCGGCTCCTGGAGCTGGCGGGGTCACACAGGGCCCTTTTAGGATAAACCAGCTGAGGCCCATTCAGAGTGTGGGTCCCCCCACCAGCGTCGCCCCTGGAGTGCAGCTCCTCAACTCTGGAGTTATTCAACTCCCCGCAGCATCTCCAG GTAACCTCGTCCTAGGTGGAAGCCCCTACCTGAGTGTCCAGCAAGGCAAGCTGATTCTGACCATCCCAGCAGGCATCCAGCTCACTAGCCTCCTCAAACCAGTTCCTGAGGCTTCTCCCATCTCCGCCAATGGAGTGGGCCACATtctcacccctcccacccctcctgcAGCCTCCCAGCTGACACCCACATCAGGCTCGACCCCCAGCACCCTTACATCGTCTCCCCTCAGTTTCATCAACTCATCCCCACTATACTGTGCTCCAGAGACTGGGGTTGCAACCAGCCAAACGCCTACCGTTCACTCCCCCCATATCCTGGACCATTCGGTCACCCCCACACCACCAAACACCCTCACTCCAGAGAGCATGCTCTCCCTCAGTCCCATGTGCAGCGGAGTGACACCCAACACTCAACTGTCCCAGCCCGCCTGGAGCCCTGTACCCCTCTCCACGTCGGCTAGTCTAACTCTGTTTGACGTCCGTGGGAAGGGGGACCTACCTGAAGACCCAGCTTTGTTAGGCCTACCTGGAGGAGAGTCCCTGCTTCTGGGCAGCCCTTCTCCAGAGCAGGATGTGGAGGCTCGCTCACCACTAGGGAATCCAGAGGAGATGGACGGGGACACCAAGATTCTTACTCAGCTCCAGTCTGTTCCTGTGGATGATGAGCTGGGCTTGTAG
- the six5 gene encoding homeobox protein SIX5 isoform X2 has protein sequence MASLSLESAEQSENSPEKPTTAELKEETDPDQVSEQLLQTFQKSALSFSTDQVSCLCEALLQAGNVDRLWRFLSTIPHSAELLRGNETLLKAQALVAFHREEFKELYAILESHDFHPFNHGFLQDLYLQARYKEAERSRGRSLGAVDKYRLRKKFPLPKTIWDGEETVYCFKEKSRNALKECYKSNRYPTPDEKKNLAKVTGLSLTQVSNWFKNRRQRDRTPSGTHSKSESDGNHSTEDEASNMDDTPDKPEELSGSTTPIISLSGVPCSTGQLILNGSSGFLTASQPLLLNGSSLISSTGAGVIINGISLSDCQTVTLSPVAANSPLILNGAQVITKPSISLQQQPQRAISVAEQGVSAMEAKTSSLPTVVLSTTNAPISNPSSNISLPLETKADSGNGTSTALDFINVPEGMVIKSEGSGQTVSPSSSSLSPSSSTLSSPTSLPSLVLTQNAQPQEPLILPASISSTGAVISSSVVSLSSQQGEYVVFATAGSQLTPPSSACHVVSSSTSTPQVFSLPQVVPSIQGIPVSQLVQHSSGAQVSQCPQLVPVSPLTSPLPQATLPHFHSPQTMNTGHRLAQRLPQQQQQQNGTTTTPTISQIQTAQGPQAIPISSTTQVVPVPQSKDTAPAQLVPLSVPQLVPVSSIQASSTLSFPQVVPAASSLSIPSAGVPLQILTSAPGAGGVTQGPFRINQLRPIQSVGPPTSVAPGVQLLNSGVIQLPAASPGNLVLGGSPYLSVQQGKLILTIPAGIQLTSLLKPVPEASPISANGVGHILTPPTPPAASQLTPTSGSTPSTLTSSPLSFINSSPLYCAPETGVATSQTPTVHSPHILDHSVTPTPPNTLTPESMLSLSPMCSGVTPNTQLSQPAWSPVPLSTSASLTLFDVRGKGDLPEDPALLGLPGGESLLLGSPSPEQDVEARSPLGNPEEMDGDTKILTQLQSVPVDDELGL, from the exons ATGGCTTCCTTGTCTTTGGAGTCTGCAGAACAATCTGAGAATAGCCCGGAGAAGCCCACGACAGCGGAGCTGAAAGAAGAGACGGATCCGGACCAAGTTTCGGAACAACTGCTCCAAACTTTCCAAAAGTCGGCTCTAAGTTTTTCAACTGACCAAGTATCATGTCTTTGCGAGGCCCTTCTGCAGGCGGGCAATGTGGATCGCCTGTGGAGATTTCTATCCACCATACCTCATTCGGCCGAGCTGCTACGTGGCAACGAGACCCTGCTGAAGGCCCAGGCATTAGTGGCTTTCCACCGGGAGGAGTTCAAGGAGCTGTACGCCATCCTGGAGAGCCACGACTTCCACCCGTTTAACCATGGGTTCCTGCAGGACCTCTACCTGCAAGCTCGCTACAAGGAGGCGGAGAGGTCCCGGGGCCGCAGCCTGGGCGCCGTGGACAAATACCGGCTGAGGAAGAAGTTCCCCCTGCCCAAAACCATCTGGGACGGAGAGGAGACGGTGTACTGCTTCAAGGAGAAGTCTCGCAACGCCCTGAAAGAGTGCTACAAGAGCAACAGGTACCCCACTCCGGACGAGAAGAAGAACCTGGCCAAAGTGACCGGACTGTCCCTCACTCAGGTCAGCAACTGGTTCAAGAACCGCAGGCAGAGGGACCGAACCCCGTCCGGGACACACAGCAAAAG tgaGTCTGATGGCAACCACAGCACAGAGGATGAGGCGAGCAACATGGACGACACCCCTGACAAGCCAGAGGAACTTTCTGGCTCCACGACtcccatcatctctctctctggagtccCCTGCAGCACAGGCCAGCTCATCCTCAATGGGTCCAGTGGCTTCCTCACAGCCTCCCAACCATTATTACTCAATGGAAGTTCCCTGATCTCCAGTACCGGTGCTGGGGTCATAATCAATGGGATAAGCCTGAGTGATTGCCAGACAGTCACACTGAGTCCTGTTGCAGCCAACTCTCCTTTGATCCTCAATGGGGCCCAGGTAATAACCAAACCCAGTatcagtctgcagcagcagccacagcgAGCAATATCTGTAGCAGAGCAAGGGGTTTCGGCCATGGAGGCCAAGACAAGCAGTCTCCCAACAGTGGTTCTGAGCACTACCAACGCACCCATCTCAAACCCCTCATCAaacatctctcttcctctggaaACCAAGGCAGACAGTGGCAACGGGACGAGCACTGCTCTGGATTTCATCAATGTCCCAGAGGGAATGGTAATCAAATCAGAGGGCAGTGGTCAGACAGTATCTCCCTCATCCTCGTCTTTATCCCCTTCTTCATCAACTCTGTCCTCCCCAACCTCTCTCCCTTCGCTAGTCTTAACACAAAATGCCCAACCCCAGGAGCCTCTCATCCTCCcagcctccatctcctccaccgGCGCGGTGATCTCCAGTTCTGTCGTTTCTCTCTCCAGCCAGCAAGGGGAGTATGTTGTGTTTGCCACTGCTGGCTCCCAGTTAACCCCCCCTAGCTCCGCCTGCCACGTGGTGTCCTCCAGCACCTCCACTCCACAGGTCTTCTCTCTGCCCCAGGTCGTGCCCTCCATCCAGGGTATACCAGTGTCCCAGCTGGTCCAGCACTCTTCTGGAGCCCAGGTCTCCCAGTGCCCTCAGTTAGTCCCTGTATCCCCCCTCACTTCTCCGCTACCCCAGGCCACCCTTCCTCACTTCCACAGCCCCCAGACTATGAACACAGGCCACAGACTGGCGCAGCGGCTCcctcaacaacagcagcagcagaatgg CACAACCACCACCCCGACTATCAGCCAAATCCAGACCGCACAAGGCCCACAAGCTATTCCCATCTCTTCCACGACACAGGTGGTCCCAGTCCCCCAGTCCAAAGACACAGCTCCAGCACAGTTAGTTCCCCTCTCCGTACCGCAGCTGGTCCCAGTCTCGTCCATCCAGGCTTCTTccaccctctctttcccccaaGTGGTCCCCGCcgcttcttctctctccatcccctctgcTGGAGTGCCCTTACAGATCCTGACCTCGGCTCCTGGAGCTGGCGGGGTCACACAGGGCCCTTTTAGGATAAACCAGCTGAGGCCCATTCAGAGTGTGGGTCCCCCCACCAGCGTCGCCCCTGGAGTGCAGCTCCTCAACTCTGGAGTTATTCAACTCCCCGCAGCATCTCCAG GTAACCTCGTCCTAGGTGGAAGCCCCTACCTGAGTGTCCAGCAAGGCAAGCTGATTCTGACCATCCCAGCAGGCATCCAGCTCACTAGCCTCCTCAAACCAGTTCCTGAGGCTTCTCCCATCTCCGCCAATGGAGTGGGCCACATtctcacccctcccacccctcctgcAGCCTCCCAGCTGACACCCACATCAGGCTCGACCCCCAGCACCCTTACATCGTCTCCCCTCAGTTTCATCAACTCATCCCCACTATACTGTGCTCCAGAGACTGGGGTTGCAACCAGCCAAACGCCTACCGTTCACTCCCCCCATATCCTGGACCATTCGGTCACCCCCACACCACCAAACACCCTCACTCCAGAGAGCATGCTCTCCCTCAGTCCCATGTGCAGCGGAGTGACACCCAACACTCAACTGTCCCAGCCCGCCTGGAGCCCTGTACCCCTCTCCACGTCGGCTAGTCTAACTCTGTTTGACGTCCGTGGGAAGGGGGACCTACCTGAAGACCCAGCTTTGTTAGGCCTACCTGGAGGAGAGTCCCTGCTTCTGGGCAGCCCTTCTCCAGAGCAGGATGTGGAGGCTCGCTCACCACTAGGGAATCCAGAGGAGATGGACGGGGACACCAAGATTCTTACTCAGCTCCAGTCTGTTCCTGTGGATGATGAGCTGGGCTTGTAG
- the six5 gene encoding homeobox protein SIX5 isoform X3 encodes MASLSLESAEQSENSPEKPTTAELKEETDPDQVSEQLLQTFQKSALSFSTDQVSCLCEALLQAGNVDRLWRFLSTIPHSAELLRGNETLLKAQALVAFHREEFKELYAILESHDFHPFNHGFLQDLYLQARYKEAERSRGRSLGAVDKYRLRKKFPLPKTIWDGEETVYCFKEKSRNALKECYKSNRYPTPDEKKNLAKVTGLSLTQVSNWFKNRRQRDRTPSGTHSKSESDGNHSTEDEASNMDDTPDKPEELSGSTTPIISLSGVPCSTGQLILNGSSGFLTASQPLLLNGSSLISSTGAGVIINGISLSDCQTVTLSPVAANSPLILNGAQVITKPSISLQQQPQRAISVAEQGVSAMEAKTSSLPTVVLSTTNAPISNPSSNISLPLETKADSGNGTSTALDFINVPEGMVIKSEGSGQTVSPSSSSLSPSSSTLSSPTSLPSLVLTQNAQPQEPLILPASISSTGAVISSSVVSLSSQQGEYVVFATAGSQLTPPSSACHVVSSSTSTPQVFSLPQVVPSIQGIPVSQLVQHSSGAQVSQCPQLVPVSPLTSPLPQATLPHFHSPQTMNTGHRLAQRLPQQQQQQNGSTNLAEGATTIVSVSQLTSGQLPQGLTLQLGDQTTTTTPTISQIQTAQGPQAIPISSTTQVVPVPQSKDTAPAQLVPLSVPQLVPVSSIQASSTLSFPQVVPAASSLSIPSAGVPLQILTSAPGAGGVTQGPFRINQLRPIQSVGPPTSVAPGVQLLNSGVIQLPAASPGNLVLGGSPYLSVQQGKLILTIPAGIQLTSLLKPVPEASPISANGVGHILTPPTPPAASQLTPTSGSTPSTLTSSPLSFINSSPLYCAPETGVATSQTPTVHSPHILDHSVTPTPPNTLTPESMLSLSPMCSGVTPNTQLSQPAWSPVPLSTSASLTLFDVRGKGDLPEDPALLGLPGGESLLLGSPSPEQDVEARSPLGNPEEMDGDTKILTQLQSVPVDDELGL; translated from the exons ATGGCTTCCTTGTCTTTGGAGTCTGCAGAACAATCTGAGAATAGCCCGGAGAAGCCCACGACAGCGGAGCTGAAAGAAGAGACGGATCCGGACCAAGTTTCGGAACAACTGCTCCAAACTTTCCAAAAGTCGGCTCTAAGTTTTTCAACTGACCAAGTATCATGTCTTTGCGAGGCCCTTCTGCAGGCGGGCAATGTGGATCGCCTGTGGAGATTTCTATCCACCATACCTCATTCGGCCGAGCTGCTACGTGGCAACGAGACCCTGCTGAAGGCCCAGGCATTAGTGGCTTTCCACCGGGAGGAGTTCAAGGAGCTGTACGCCATCCTGGAGAGCCACGACTTCCACCCGTTTAACCATGGGTTCCTGCAGGACCTCTACCTGCAAGCTCGCTACAAGGAGGCGGAGAGGTCCCGGGGCCGCAGCCTGGGCGCCGTGGACAAATACCGGCTGAGGAAGAAGTTCCCCCTGCCCAAAACCATCTGGGACGGAGAGGAGACGGTGTACTGCTTCAAGGAGAAGTCTCGCAACGCCCTGAAAGAGTGCTACAAGAGCAACAGGTACCCCACTCCGGACGAGAAGAAGAACCTGGCCAAAGTGACCGGACTGTCCCTCACTCAGGTCAGCAACTGGTTCAAGAACCGCAGGCAGAGGGACCGAACCCCGTCCGGGACACACAGCAAAAG tgaGTCTGATGGCAACCACAGCACAGAGGATGAGGCGAGCAACATGGACGACACCCCTGACAAGCCAGAGGAACTTTCTGGCTCCACGACtcccatcatctctctctctggagtccCCTGCAGCACAGGCCAGCTCATCCTCAATGGGTCCAGTGGCTTCCTCACAGCCTCCCAACCATTATTACTCAATGGAAGTTCCCTGATCTCCAGTACCGGTGCTGGGGTCATAATCAATGGGATAAGCCTGAGTGATTGCCAGACAGTCACACTGAGTCCTGTTGCAGCCAACTCTCCTTTGATCCTCAATGGGGCCCAGGTAATAACCAAACCCAGTatcagtctgcagcagcagccacagcgAGCAATATCTGTAGCAGAGCAAGGGGTTTCGGCCATGGAGGCCAAGACAAGCAGTCTCCCAACAGTGGTTCTGAGCACTACCAACGCACCCATCTCAAACCCCTCATCAaacatctctcttcctctggaaACCAAGGCAGACAGTGGCAACGGGACGAGCACTGCTCTGGATTTCATCAATGTCCCAGAGGGAATGGTAATCAAATCAGAGGGCAGTGGTCAGACAGTATCTCCCTCATCCTCGTCTTTATCCCCTTCTTCATCAACTCTGTCCTCCCCAACCTCTCTCCCTTCGCTAGTCTTAACACAAAATGCCCAACCCCAGGAGCCTCTCATCCTCCcagcctccatctcctccaccgGCGCGGTGATCTCCAGTTCTGTCGTTTCTCTCTCCAGCCAGCAAGGGGAGTATGTTGTGTTTGCCACTGCTGGCTCCCAGTTAACCCCCCCTAGCTCCGCCTGCCACGTGGTGTCCTCCAGCACCTCCACTCCACAGGTCTTCTCTCTGCCCCAGGTCGTGCCCTCCATCCAGGGTATACCAGTGTCCCAGCTGGTCCAGCACTCTTCTGGAGCCCAGGTCTCCCAGTGCCCTCAGTTAGTCCCTGTATCCCCCCTCACTTCTCCGCTACCCCAGGCCACCCTTCCTCACTTCCACAGCCCCCAGACTATGAACACAGGCCACAGACTGGCGCAGCGGCTCcctcaacaacagcagcagcagaatggaTCCACAAATCTAGCTGAAGGCGCTACCACCatagtctctgtctctcagctcaCCAGTGGCCAGCTCCCCCAGGGACTGACACTTCAACTGGGGGACCAAACCACAACCACCACCCCGACTATCAGCCAAATCCAGACCGCACAAGGCCCACAAGCTATTCCCATCTCTTCCACGACACAGGTGGTCCCAGTCCCCCAGTCCAAAGACACAGCTCCAGCACAGTTAGTTCCCCTCTCCGTACCGCAGCTGGTCCCAGTCTCGTCCATCCAGGCTTCTTccaccctctctttcccccaaGTGGTCCCCGCcgcttcttctctctccatcccctctgcTGGAGTGCCCTTACAGATCCTGACCTCGGCTCCTGGAGCTGGCGGGGTCACACAGGGCCCTTTTAGGATAAACCAGCTGAGGCCCATTCAGAGTGTGGGTCCCCCCACCAGCGTCGCCCCTGGAGTGCAGCTCCTCAACTCTGGAGTTATTCAACTCCCCGCAGCATCTCCAG GTAACCTCGTCCTAGGTGGAAGCCCCTACCTGAGTGTCCAGCAAGGCAAGCTGATTCTGACCATCCCAGCAGGCATCCAGCTCACTAGCCTCCTCAAACCAGTTCCTGAGGCTTCTCCCATCTCCGCCAATGGAGTGGGCCACATtctcacccctcccacccctcctgcAGCCTCCCAGCTGACACCCACATCAGGCTCGACCCCCAGCACCCTTACATCGTCTCCCCTCAGTTTCATCAACTCATCCCCACTATACTGTGCTCCAGAGACTGGGGTTGCAACCAGCCAAACGCCTACCGTTCACTCCCCCCATATCCTGGACCATTCGGTCACCCCCACACCACCAAACACCCTCACTCCAGAGAGCATGCTCTCCCTCAGTCCCATGTGCAGCGGAGTGACACCCAACACTCAACTGTCCCAGCCCGCCTGGAGCCCTGTACCCCTCTCCACGTCGGCTAGTCTAACTCTGTTTGACGTCCGTGGGAAGGGGGACCTACCTGAAGACCCAGCTTTGTTAGGCCTACCTGGAGGAGAGTCCCTGCTTCTGGGCAGCCCTTCTCCAGAGCAGGATGTGGAGGCTCGCTCACCACTAGGGAATCCAGAGGAGATGGACGGGGACACCAAGATTCTTACTCAGCTCCAGTCTGTTCCTGTGGATGATGAGCTGGGCTTGTAG
- the six9 gene encoding SIX homeobox 9 isoform X1 produces the protein MAMVFSAEQVACVCEVLLQSGCMDRLSGFLRTLPPPSSSSSPCLGELESVLKAQAAVAFHQGRFSDLYTLLEGFPFSPRSHPLLQQLWLQAHYTEAERQRGRPLGAVGKYRVRRKFPLPHTIWDGEETSYCFKEKSRTILREWYYHKPYPSTREKRELAAATGLTAIQVSNWFKNRRQRDRATTGSVRSSMSPLHYPQYTATHQFPDAWLWRNPGRSLPPL, from the exons ATGGCCATGGTCTTCTCAGCAGAGCAGGTGGCTTGTGTGTGCGAGGTCCTTCTGCAGAGTGGCTGCATGGACCGTCTCTCTGGTTTCCTGcgcactcttcctcctccctcctcctcctcttccccctgccTTGGGGAGTTGGAGAGCGTGCTGAAGGCTCAGGCGGCGGTGGCCTTCCACCAGGGCCGCTTCTCTGACCTCTACACCCTGCTGGAGGGCTTCCCCTTCTCCCCACGCAGCCACCcgctcctgcagcagctgtggcTGCAGGCCCACTACACCGAGgcggagaggcagagaggacgACCACTGGGGGCTGTGGGGAAATACAGGGTCAGAAGAAAGTTTCCTCTACCACACACCATctgggatggagaggagacCAGCTACTGCTTTAAG GAAAAATCACGGACTATACTCCGGGAGTGGTACTACCATAAACCTTATCCTTCCACCCGGGAGAAGCGGGAGCTTGCAGCAGCTACCGGCCTGACGGCCATACAGGTCAGCAACTGGTTCAAGAACCGACGGCAGAGGGACCGAGCAACTACCGGGTCAGTAAGGAGCAGCATGTCGCCCCTACACTATCCTCAATACACTGCTACTCACCAA TTTCCAGATGCCTGGCTCTGGAGGAACCCCGGCAGAAGCCTACCCCCCCTCTGA
- the six9 gene encoding SIX homeobox 9 isoform X2: MAMVFSAEQVACVCEVLLQSGCMDRLSGFLRTLPPPSSSSSPCLGELESVLKAQAAVAFHQGRFSDLYTLLEGFPFSPRSHPLLQQLWLQAHYTEAERQRGRPLGAVGKYRVRRKFPLPHTIWDGEETSYCFKEKSRTILREWYYHKPYPSTREKRELAAATGLTAIQVSNWFKNRRQRDRATTGFQMPGSGGTPAEAYPPSDHDLSPPGSPHPLYCCPPLPPLSHPPPPLSHMSAGFL; the protein is encoded by the exons ATGGCCATGGTCTTCTCAGCAGAGCAGGTGGCTTGTGTGTGCGAGGTCCTTCTGCAGAGTGGCTGCATGGACCGTCTCTCTGGTTTCCTGcgcactcttcctcctccctcctcctcctcttccccctgccTTGGGGAGTTGGAGAGCGTGCTGAAGGCTCAGGCGGCGGTGGCCTTCCACCAGGGCCGCTTCTCTGACCTCTACACCCTGCTGGAGGGCTTCCCCTTCTCCCCACGCAGCCACCcgctcctgcagcagctgtggcTGCAGGCCCACTACACCGAGgcggagaggcagagaggacgACCACTGGGGGCTGTGGGGAAATACAGGGTCAGAAGAAAGTTTCCTCTACCACACACCATctgggatggagaggagacCAGCTACTGCTTTAAG GAAAAATCACGGACTATACTCCGGGAGTGGTACTACCATAAACCTTATCCTTCCACCCGGGAGAAGCGGGAGCTTGCAGCAGCTACCGGCCTGACGGCCATACAGGTCAGCAACTGGTTCAAGAACCGACGGCAGAGGGACCGAGCAACTACCGG TTTCCAGATGCCTGGCTCTGGAGGAACCCCGGCAGAAGCCTACCCCCCCTCTGACCATGACCTTTCACCTCCAGGCAGCCCTCACCCCCTCTACTGCTGCCCTCCGCTCCCACCGCTGTCTCATCCACCGCCTCCCTTAAGCCACATGTCAGCCGGATTCCTCTGA